ACAGCTTTCATCAGCTGCAACAGCAACTCTGTATTTCTCCATGGCAACAGTGCTAACATCATGGAGGCCTTCCCAGTCATCTCGATGAACTGGTTGCTCAAACAGTACAGGAGTCACCCCCATTTCTGAAACCAACGGCAGTAGCAACAAAATAACTTAGAAGAAGCATAGAATAAGATCAAATGGCTCAGATATTAAATTGCTAAGTTGTTCAGCATACTATCTCAAAGTTATAGGAAGCTTTACAGTAGAATACAAGGTACAGGTGGTACGAACCGTTTAGTCTATCAAGAACTTCAATTGCTTGAATAGCCGTATATCCTTCATTTGCATCCAAGATAAATGAACAATCTGGATGCACAAGCCGTATAGCCTTCAAAACTTCTATATCGGAGTTCAAGTTTTTCCCGACTTTGAGCTTTAGAGTCTGAAATCCCTGTCCTCGATATTTTGCAGCTAACTGAGCAGCTTCATTGGGTGTCACAATCGGAATCTAAATTCATACATAGAAGCAATAAGCATTTTTTATAGGGAGAAAAGCTTCTTGATTCAGTGCAGACGATGCTGAGACGACCATACCGTGATATCTGTGGTCACATTGTCTGATGCCCCTCCAAATAATCTCCACAAAGGGATGCGGATACTGTTAGCAATTGCATCAATCAAAGCCATCTCCACTCCTGCTCTAGCCTTCATTGGAGAAGAGAACAAATGAATAGACATCAAAGGACAAATCTTGTAACGAACTAACAACGAGATATTTATGTAATCAAAAAAGAAACGCAGAATCATTTGATGATGCCTTAAATTATTGCAATTGTATGCGAATTATAATACGAGCAGTGAATTTCAGACAGAAACCTTATTTCTGATTTTGGATGTAAAGTAACCCTCTGGTATTTTAGGCTTGTAAGTAATTGTTCCCTACAAGTAATTTGGATTGTTCATCTAGTATTTTTCCCATGTGCAGTTATCAGGGGCATGAGGATGTAATAGCATCTAAACCACAAGTTTGtaacaaaactatattttgcTTCCAGGGAAACATGGCCAGTATCCAAAACTCCAACTACTAGAGAGAATGACCTTTCACAAAATTCCAGCATAGGAATTAGGCAGCTACTAAGGAGGAAATGCCAAGAAAGTCACAGTTGCTTCAGTAGAACAAACAGCGACGGTGCAGACTTATCATCGGGATTCCCATAGTATCTTGAATCAGAGTATCAGGAGGCTACGAGGATTAAACGAAATTGAGTCAGGTGTTTGACGGAATGCCTCACCGAGGCGAAGGCGTGTCCCGGGAGGGCACTGGCGACGTCCTGGAGCACGGCGCCGAGAGGAGCGGCGGGCGCGCCCGCCAgcgcggcgcaggcgcgggtggccgcggcgagcgcgccggGCTGGTCCTCGGCCGTGACCGAGGGCAGCACGGGCGCCTCCCCCCACCCGACCGCGCCGCTCCGCAGCTCCACCCGGACGGCGACGTTGGACACGGCCTCCAGCCGGGAGGACGCGATGGTGAAGGGCGCGGCCAGCGGGACGTTCAGCGGGCGCGCCTCGGCCGCCACCACGTCGACGGAGAAGGTCTCCTTGAGGGCATCGAACCCGAACGTCTCcaccggcgggggcgggggcggggacggcgagggcgagatggcgcggaggcgggtgGCGGCCGATTGCTGGCGGCCCACCGGGAGAACCTGAGCCCTGGGGCTACTACCGCCCGCACTCCCCTGACTCTGAGACGGCCTCACaggcgaggacgaggagatCGCGGAGTCCATGGCCACTGCCGCACCGGAGAGCACCGGAGACGCAGACGCTGCCCAAATCTGCGGAGTGCTcgacgaggaagacgacgagcaCGAGTGCTCTCGCTTCCTTTATAGACTACGTGTTCGTGCACGGGTTGCCAgcgtcactgacaggtgggacccgaACTGTTCGTGAACAGATCATGGCTCCACCTGTGGCAGCGTTGGGCCCAGGCCGATGCCGTCGAGGCCTCGAGGCCTTAttatgacaggtgggccccttCTGCCCGTGACTCGAGGCCCATCTGACGTGGCTCTGTCCGCGTCCGTCGCGCACGTTTCGTCGTGGAGCGAGACCGATCCTGCCGTCCAGGTTACCGCCATCCAAACGTCGCAGTTCACCTGAACACGGGTcgatgacaggtgggccccccGTGATGCTCTCCGCCAAAACGTCCGTCTCGGTTGCTTTTTCCCCGACGGCAAACCGTCTCCTCCGCTGCCGAGTCGCCGTCGGCTAAAACAATTCATTAGCATTAGCTAAGCGTGATTTAAGTCATTAGTTACGTTGTCACTAGCGCCATGGCTGTGCAAAACCTGGCCCTTGCAAACACCCATGAGACGTTTAGGCTCAGCCGCTCAGGTGTGCAGGCCAGGTAAAAGTGATAAGAACGCAGTGATGAGTGAACCATATACTAGTGTAGTATAGTAGTGCAACTATGCAATGCAAATGACCCACGAGACGTACGGCAATAATATGGCTTTATAGTACAAAGCAAAAAAGCATCGTTTTCTCCACGATGCAACAACCGCACCCTACTACAGTCTAAACTACACCTTAGTGTGGGACCAAAAGATGACTAGTATTTCTGCTGCTACTATGCTGCTGATAGGGATAGATATCGAGCCAGCTTAACTTACTGTGGCTCAGCTCGTTAAGTCTTGTTATCCAAGCGAGCTAGCTTGGTTCGACTTGCTAATATTAATGAACTAAAAGTTTAGCTAGCTCGGTTTATGAGTGTCTGATGTATCGTTAAACTGGTTGATGAGCTATATCTCATTTAAATTATcgctataatttataaatttatctctACTAAATGTCTAGCTCAACTCAACTCATTAAGACTATGAGTTTGAGCTAATCTAAGCCAAGCTTGATATAAGTCGATCCAAGCCACGAGCTTCGAGCATTTTGTCCACCGATGTATGCTGCAGTGAGTGATTACGAGGTTAGATGCGGATATTTGACGCTGCGCTCACCCTCTCGCATCGAGCATGTGATTGGGATTTGGGCACcattagtagtagtactactaccGCTACTTTTGTTAATGGGGAAAGCATGGTGTCTCTGTCGATTTGTCATGGTGGTTGATAATTTAAGCCGGCCAGAGCCACCAATTAGCATCTTGGCCAGGTCATGTCACTCGGAAGAATATCATTCGAGATCTAATCCCTTGCAAATTGCTGTGAATTGACATATTAAATAGTGTAATAAAGCGGACAGACGCGGTAGATGAAAACGCTTATATATTGTCTGTTGTTTTCATATCTGAATGTTCAATCAGGTTGTTGTCAGATTGGATTTTTGGATACAGTATGTAGTAAGACTTTCGTTTCATGGAGAATTTGGATGCTTTTATAGCCAGGCATAAAGGATTTCAGTACAATCATTTGAAATGAATCAAATCATCAGTAGCTGCCTTGCCTGCCCACAGTCAGAGTAAAAAGAGAACTTTGGTTGTTACTTGAGTCCTGCAAGTATCAAGAGTTCTTCATAAACATACCTGCTGAAAGAACCTTACTTGTACTTGTTTTAGTAATTTCAAGATTTATTGTTGTGCCACATCTTTCCGACTTGCACAAACTTTATTCTCAAGTTTTCAAGTGGTCATAAAGAATGTCCAAGCAGCAAACACGTAAGATGAGGGTTGCATTTGTAACAAGTCTGACAGATGCTAGTAGAAACCCCCAAGTTTGGTCAATTTTACTCCTCaaaatttcacataaaaagGTCTCATTCTCCAACGGAAGAAAAGCACATTTCACaactgaaagaaaagaaaaaacgaacACACAGAATCCAAAATCACAAGAATTGTATCAGATCCTAACCCCAAATGATCACACTTGGACACCAAAGAATCAATCCCGATAAGAGAAACCAGGAGCCAAAGTTATGCCTTGCTTTTCCCAGGCAATGGACGCCTTGTTCATTGACAAATGCGATGGCCAAATCCGATGCTGATTATAAGAACATGTCCTAGCGAGTtgcattgcatatttgcatagcGACCTCAAATTCGGATATCAATCAAAATGGCAATAGCAGTACGAACTCACAGGACAACGAAGCTCTTCGGCAGGGAAAGGCCACTGCATGATGCCCTAGGTGGACACAAAGGTGCCCAATTCATCTAGTTCTGACCTGTTCTTGCAAGCTACTGGACTGTTCATGGGTTTGCTGAAAAACGAGCTCATTGCAGTCGATGTGAATCACTCAAAAGCATACCTGTTCTGAATTTGCATCGATGACCCATGCAGCTGCAGACATCATCCTGTGGAGGGACAAGAAGGTGTCGGCGTCCATCCTCGCCGGCGCAACGGTGGCATGGTACCTCTTCGAGGTGGCGGATTACCATTTCCTGACGCTGGCCTGCTACCTCGCCATGCTCGGCATGCTCGTCGTCTTCATATGGGCCAATGCTTCTT
This is a stretch of genomic DNA from Oryza brachyantha chromosome 1, ObraRS2, whole genome shotgun sequence. It encodes these proteins:
- the LOC102711113 gene encoding L-Ala-D/L-amino acid epimerase, which gives rise to MDSAISSSSPVRPSQSQGSAGGSSPRAQVLPVGRQQSAATRLRAISPSPSPPPPPPVETFGFDALKETFSVDVVAAEARPLNVPLAAPFTIASSRLEAVSNVAVRVELRSGAVGWGEAPVLPSVTAEDQPGALAAATRACAALAGAPAAPLGAVLQDVASALPGHAFASARAGVEMALIDAIANSIRIPLWRLFGGASDNVTTDITIPIVTPNEAAQLAAKYRGQGFQTLKLKVGKNLNSDIEVLKAIRLVHPDCSFILDANEGYTAIQAIEVLDRLNEMGVTPVLFEQPVHRDDWEGLHDVSTVAMEKYRVAVAADESCRSLLDAQKIIHGNLAHVINIKLAKLGILGALEIIDAARKARIALMIGGMVETRIAMGFAGHLAAGLGCFSFVDLDTPLLLSEDPVFGGYEAFGPLYKFTNARGHGGFLHLDNNGLK